The DNA region GTACCGATTTCATAATTATAAAAGACAGCATGCTGAAAAATAATAGATTCGGTTTCGTTTTATTGTCCTCATTTTAGATAACAATCACCTAACAAAGTCCCGGTATTCCTTCGGCGTTTTCCCCGTCATCTTCTTGAACACCTTCGTAAAATAAGCCGGGTCGGGGTAACCTACCTGTTCACCGACCTTATACGTCTTCAGGCCGCGATCCTCCTTCAGCAGCCGCTTCGCCAGTGCGATCCGCTCGCTGATGATATAATCCGTGATCGTTTCTCCCGTCTCGGTCTTGAACAGCTTGCTTAAATAGCTTGGCGTTAAATAAACGAGATCGGCCAAATGCTGAAGCTCGAGCTCTTCGGTAAAATGCTGCTGGATATAAGCTTTGACCGTTTCAACGGCACGGTGCTCGCTCTTCATCTGCTCCAGATGACCCACCAGCTTCTCTATCGCGGCCTTCAGCGCAGCGGCAAAAGCCCGCCAATCCTCGAACCGCCCCGGATCATGGGGCCATTGCACCTCATCCTTGGAGATCCCGCGGTGCTCCAGCTCCTCCGAGCCATGGGCCGCGATCGCTGCGCACGCTTCTTTAAGCTCCGCCCACCCGGCTGCCAACGGTGCAACCTCATCCAGCCAGGCGCCGGCCAAATCCGGCAGTCGGGCATAATCGCCCCCGTGCAGAGCCGGAAACAGCTGCTTGTCCAGCAGCCGCACCAGGCGGTAGCGCTCCTCCGGCTTCCTCCGCGCCCCATGCCCGTCTCCCTGGGCCCCGCATACGCGCCGCTCCCGGCTGTACCACGCCTGCTCCAGCGAGCGCAGCGCTTCCTCGTAGGCTTGCGGCAGCCACTGGCTGCCGGAGAATACGCCGCTGATGCCTGCTTTGGCTGCGGTTCCGGCAGGCAGCTGCTGCAGCAGCATCACCGAGCGTTCCCTGGCTATGCCGGCATGCTCGATGGGCCTCACCGGCAGGATCACGGCCCTTCGGCCGTCGATGCAGCCCACGATTCGTCGCTCCTCCCCCCACTCGGTCGTCAGACGCTCCAGCGCGGCCGGCGTCACCTCCGAGGAAGCCTGAAGCAGCAGTATGGCATAATAGCCCCGGAACAAGGGCTGGCGGTCCAGTCTTGCGCACACCTCTTCGAAGAGATGCTCCGGCACCCTGTTCTCACCCGGACCCAGCAGGAAGCTCACCAGATCATCCGATTCGAGTCTTCGTTCGCTTCGCTCCTTCTGCACCATCTCAAGCACGTTGGCAAGCAGCTGATGCAGCTCCTTGATGTTGACCGGCTTCAGCAAATATTCCACGGCGCCCTGGCGCATGGCCGTCCGGGCGTACTCAAAATCGTTATATCCGCTCAGCACGGCGATTTTCGTGCCGCTCGCGAGCTCCCGCACGCGGGCCATCAGCTGGAGGCCGTCCATCTGCGGCATTTTGACATCGGTAATGACAAGGTCCGGCTGCAGCTCATGCATTCGGTCGAGCAGCTCCTGGCCGCTAGCGAACGTCCCCACGACACGGTAGGGCTCGCCCGCGTCCCGAATCAGCTTGCCCAGCCCCAGCCGAATTCGCTCCTCGTCATCCACCACAGCTATCGTAAGCATCCTCAACCAACTCCTGTTTTTAAATATTGCTCTGTATCGTCACTTGGAATCGTAATGCGGACCGTCGTTCCGAGCTCCTCCTCGCTCTGAACGGCAAGCCCGTAAGCTCTGCCATATCGCAGCTGCAGGCGTTCGTGAACGTTGCGCAGACCGATTCCCCGCCCTTCCGCGGCCTGCGGCTGCTCCTCCTCCAACGCTCGGCGCAGCCTCGAAAGAGCTGCCGGCGGCATACCTAGGCCGTCATCCGCTACGGTGAAGATATGATGATTCCCCTCGCGTTCATGGGTAATCGTCAGATGCAGGACGGCTTTCGTTTCATCGAAGCCATGATTGACGGCGTTCTCAATGATGGGCTGGAACAGCAGCTTCATGACCCGGATAGAGTGAACGGCTTCCTCTTCCGGCAGCGAAAGCACGAAACGATCTCCATATCGGTAATTCAGCAGCTCGATATAGGCTTTAATATGTGCCCACTCCTGCCTCGCTTCGACGATTTCGCTGCCGGCGTGAATGCTGTACCGCAGCTGCTGCCCCAGCAGCTGGACCATCTCCCCCACCTCAGCATCATCATGAAGCACGGCCGTCATCCGGATCGTCTCAAGCGTATTGTAAATAAAATGCGGGTTGATCTGGTGCTGCAGGCTCTCCAGCTGAGCTTCCTTCTTCCGCGCCTCCATCGCGTAGATATCGTCGATCAGCTGCTTGATCCGGGCCATCATGCGGTTGAAGGAAATCCCGATCAAACCCGCTTCATCCCGCCTGCGGACCGGAAATACGACATCCAGGTTGCCGGTCTGCACCTGCTTCATATGCTGGACAATGGATCTCAGCGGCCGCATCAGTGCATAGATAAGGACGAGCGAGATCATGAGCGCAAATCCGGTGACGCCTACGGCGGCGGCAATGGTGATCCGGCGGGTATCGAAAGCCTCCTTCATCAGCGGCTGCTCCGGTACCGTTATCAGGATCAGCCATCCCGTCTTCTCGGATTTGTTGTACACGACGAGCTGGGACTCGCCCTCAATCGTCATGCGGAAGCTCCCCTCCCTTCCGGTAACCTGTGCCAGTGCCGCATGCTCGTTCATGCTGCGCGCCAAGTATTTTTTCTCGCTGTCGTAGATGACGGTTCCGTTATCATCCAAAATAAAGGTCTTTCCGCGGGTCGTATCCTCAAGGTCGGTCACGATATTCTCGATCACGCCGATGTTTGCATCGACCGCAATCGTCCCGATGGAGTGATATGACTTGTCGATGATGTCGCGGACGACCGTGAACATATACTGCTTGCTTCCGGCAGGAACCGCAATCTCCTGCGTGCTGACCAGCACGGGCCGGCCGTTCGCCGCCGTGGCGAGCTTCCTCCAGCCCTCGTAATACTGCTGCAGATTCGAGCGGCTGCCGCCGCTTTTGACCACGAAATACGGGTTGCCGTAAAGATCGAACAGATATACATTGCTGGTGCCTTCCTTGATATTGTTCATGAAATAAATGCTGCGCTCGACCTTCCGCGTAATCTGCAGCTTGACCTCGCTCTCGTTCGGGCGGTCCTCTGCCATAGAGGGCCCCCCCTCTTCGTAATACCGGTTCGACATGTCCAGCCCTGATTGAATTTCATTCAAATACGAAGGGATGATGGAAATCTTCATCATGTCATTCACGTAATCGTCCAGCTTGCCCATCATCTTGCTCGACAGCTGGGAGACGTAGGCCACGGTATTCTTTTCGATCGAAGCCGTATAACGCTCCGCCGCAAAATACGTAATGAGCCCCATCGGCAGCATAATCAGAAATAAAAATACGACAGACAGCTTGCGGTCCAGCCGGCCGGCCGGCCGCTCTCTCCATAGCTGCGCAATACGGCGGAAGCCTGTCACATCAGTCAACCTTCCTTGCATAAGCTGTCGAATTCCGGATGACGAAATCCCCGGCCAGCAGTATTTTCTCCAGCGGGCTGTCCGGCTGCTCCACGCGTCTTAGCAAGCTCTCCACCGCCCGCTGGCCGAGCGCCTCCTTATGCACATGGATCGTGCTTAACGACGGGGACGAGCACACCGCATCCTCGATGTTATCGAAGCCGGTAACCGAGCATTGTTCCGGTACCGCTACATCCATTCTTCCGAGTACGGTCATGACGCAAATGGCAATGGAGTCGTTCGCGCATACGAAGGCTGTCGGCAGCTCATCCATCCTCCCTAAAATTCCTTCCAGCGCCTCGGTCAACTCGGATCGGTTCTCGCCCTCAAGACGAAGCAGCTCCTCGTTCTGGCCCAGCGGTATCCCATGCTCTTCCAGAATGGCCCGATATCCCTGATAGCGGTCCGCGAAGCTTCTCGAGAAGCGGATGTTGCCGACGAACTGCAGCTTCCGGTGGCCGCAGCCGATCAGGTAGCTGGCTGCCCTGCGAATACATTCCACATTATTCATGAACAGCGCATCCGACGGGATCAGCGGGTCTTCATGGTCAATGAGCACGAACGGAATGCCGAGGCTGCGGATTTCAAGCAGCAGCTGCGACGAGATGAAGCCCACGCCGATGATGCCCTTGACGCCGGCGGGATTGATGAGATTGGCGAAGCTGTCCTTGAACTGGTCGGTCACGATCACCATCCCCATATCTCTGCGCTCAAGCTCGATCGTTATCCCGTCGATGATGCGCCCCCAATACATCGAGTCGCGGGTCTGATAGCGGACGTTCGGGACGAGCACGATGACGGTTTCGCGCGCAGCTGTCTGGCTGCCCGCCGCCTCGCTCTTCCGGCTTCCGTTTTTTGGCGCTTTGTTCGCGAAATACCCGAGCTGCGTCGCCACGCTCACAATGCGCTCCCGCGTTTCCAGGCTGACGCCGGGCTTACCTGAAAGCGCTTTAGAAACCGCGAACTTTGAAAGGCCGAGATGATCGGCAATTTGCTGCATCGTTACTTTGCCTGCCATGTAAACAGCACCTCCTTTATCTATCGTCGATATGTTAGTTTGTTGTTATCATAACATTACAATAATTAGGAAAACAATCCCGATTTTATCCTCTGCTTTGTGGTAGATAACCTGCGGTGGTGAACGTGCGGTCGAGCTTGCGGCTAGTGACATGCGTTGAGGTTTAAACGGAGATCCTATAGTGGTGATTGCGATGGAGGATCTGCGATGGAGGATCTGCGATGGAGGATCTGCGATGGAGGATCTGCGATGGAGGATCTGCGATGGAGGATCTGCGATGGAGGATCTGGGTTGGAGATTAATGCGGAGAACGCGCGGCGGCCCTTCCGCAAAGGAGAAGCGGTCGAGCTTACAGTGAAGGATTTGTGGTCGACCTACAATCGAGGACTCTGCCATGGTGCTTAAAGTGAGAACCTGCAGTGGTGCTTGCGCAGAGGAGCAGCGGTAGAGTCTACAAGCGAGGCCTGTGTGGAGCTTAGCAAAATAAAAAACGGCACAGGAATGATTCCCGTGCCGTCTTGTTCCCAGCCGCTATTCAGCGGTAATTTATTGAACGGATCGGCCATTGCCGGTCCGATGCTTGCTTTATCGGCTTATCGCTTGCCGGATGACCGGCAGCAGACCGTCTGCGATCCGCTGAAAGCCCAGATCCGTCGGATGAACGCCGTCCACCATCGCCTCGCCCGGGTCGTCGCCGAGCAGATTCGACCCGTCCACGAACACAATATGCCGGTCCCCGGCCTTATTCCGCTTCGCGACAAGCTCCGACTGGAACTTCAGCCTGGCGAGCCGCCCTTCCCGGATCTCCGGCTTGAAGGACTCCGCTCCATGCGGAATCCGCGATACGAGAATGATCGGCACATCCGGATGCGCTTCCCGGTAGGTCTCAATGAAAATCGGCAAGGTTCGCCTGTACTCCTCCGTACCTCCGCAGTTCGCTTCATAATCGATAACGAAGCATGCAGGATCCGAAATCTGCGAGGCAAGCATTGCCAGCTCCGGCTCGCCTCTTCCATTGCCGGAGAAGCCAAGGTTTATAAACTCCAGATGGATATGCCTGCTAAGAATATTGGTATAGGACATGCCGGGCCTCGACGCACACCCGCCCTGGGTGATGGAAGTGCCGTACAGGATCACCCTTTTGCTTGACTCGTACGGCTCCGGCCCCCACACCTTCGCACCTGGTTCCAGTCCGATCCACAGCTCCCGTACTCCCTGATATAAAGGCATGTTCAGCATAAAGGAGCGCTCCTCGGCGTCCGCGCAGGTGAACAGGCTGCTCTCGTATTCATCCTGACCGGCCTTGAAGCTTGCCGTTCCCGCATGGAGCCAGCGCCCCGGGCCTCCGATATAAGCATCCATGCCGCACTCTCCCGTCGGCGGCATATGGTACATGCCGGAGCCTGACGTTAAGCGGACGCGCACCGATACGGTGCGCGAATCCGTTCGGAACCGGATCTGGCCGCCTGAGGTGCAGTTCGCCAAGGCATCCACTTCCGGGCGGACCGGTACGTCCGGCACTGCCGGCAATCTCCGGTACAGTCGCTCAGCCGGAAACCAGCCGAATCCGGCTACGTGAAACGGCTCCTCCAGCGGAGAGTGCCACTGCAGGCCGTCCGGGAGCGGGCCGTCGATGCTCATATTGCGGTCCAATTGATGCAGAGGGCTGGATGTAAGCTTCTCGCTATCACTTCCCACGCGGCTTACCCCCTGTCCCAGGCGGTGACCAGCTCTTCTTTGCGTTCCTTCAGCAGCTCTTCCTTATCGTCCCGATAGAACAGATTGTAGGTATCGAACGGGATCATCCGCCCGTCGGGATGGACGATGTGCACGCATGATTTTTTGACCGAGCGGACATCGAAGTTATGGGCATCGAGGAACTGCATGATAATGACGCGGAACACGTTATCATAAGTAATCTGCTCCGGCACGGCCGCCAAAGGAAGGCAGCAAAGCAGGCTCTTCAAGGACAGCGCCGAAGACTGCGGGGAATGCCCGGTAGAGAGCAGCTCGAACATTTTGCCGCGGATGACCGGATCCTGCTCAAATACGATCGTATTGCTGTCGCCCTCAAGCAGAATATTCG from Paenibacillus ihbetae includes:
- a CDS encoding response regulator — encoded protein: MLTIAVVDDEERIRLGLGKLIRDAGEPYRVVGTFASGQELLDRMHELQPDLVITDVKMPQMDGLQLMARVRELASGTKIAVLSGYNDFEYARTAMRQGAVEYLLKPVNIKELHQLLANVLEMVQKERSERRLESDDLVSFLLGPGENRVPEHLFEEVCARLDRQPLFRGYYAILLLQASSEVTPAALERLTTEWGEERRIVGCIDGRRAVILPVRPIEHAGIARERSVMLLQQLPAGTAAKAGISGVFSGSQWLPQAYEEALRSLEQAWYSRERRVCGAQGDGHGARRKPEERYRLVRLLDKQLFPALHGGDYARLPDLAGAWLDEVAPLAAGWAELKEACAAIAAHGSEELEHRGISKDEVQWPHDPGRFEDWRAFAAALKAAIEKLVGHLEQMKSEHRAVETVKAYIQQHFTEELELQHLADLVYLTPSYLSKLFKTETGETITDYIISERIALAKRLLKEDRGLKTYKVGEQVGYPDPAYFTKVFKKMTGKTPKEYRDFVR
- a CDS encoding sensor histidine kinase, with amino-acid sequence MTGFRRIAQLWRERPAGRLDRKLSVVFLFLIMLPMGLITYFAAERYTASIEKNTVAYVSQLSSKMMGKLDDYVNDMMKISIIPSYLNEIQSGLDMSNRYYEEGGPSMAEDRPNESEVKLQITRKVERSIYFMNNIKEGTSNVYLFDLYGNPYFVVKSGGSRSNLQQYYEGWRKLATAANGRPVLVSTQEIAVPAGSKQYMFTVVRDIIDKSYHSIGTIAVDANIGVIENIVTDLEDTTRGKTFILDDNGTVIYDSEKKYLARSMNEHAALAQVTGREGSFRMTIEGESQLVVYNKSEKTGWLILITVPEQPLMKEAFDTRRITIAAAVGVTGFALMISLVLIYALMRPLRSIVQHMKQVQTGNLDVVFPVRRRDEAGLIGISFNRMMARIKQLIDDIYAMEARKKEAQLESLQHQINPHFIYNTLETIRMTAVLHDDAEVGEMVQLLGQQLRYSIHAGSEIVEARQEWAHIKAYIELLNYRYGDRFVLSLPEEEAVHSIRVMKLLFQPIIENAVNHGFDETKAVLHLTITHEREGNHHIFTVADDGLGMPPAALSRLRRALEEEQPQAAEGRGIGLRNVHERLQLRYGRAYGLAVQSEEELGTTVRITIPSDDTEQYLKTGVG
- a CDS encoding LacI family DNA-binding transcriptional regulator, with protein sequence MAGKVTMQQIADHLGLSKFAVSKALSGKPGVSLETRERIVSVATQLGYFANKAPKNGSRKSEAAGSQTAARETVIVLVPNVRYQTRDSMYWGRIIDGITIELERRDMGMVIVTDQFKDSFANLINPAGVKGIIGVGFISSQLLLEIRSLGIPFVLIDHEDPLIPSDALFMNNVECIRRAASYLIGCGHRKLQFVGNIRFSRSFADRYQGYRAILEEHGIPLGQNEELLRLEGENRSELTEALEGILGRMDELPTAFVCANDSIAICVMTVLGRMDVAVPEQCSVTGFDNIEDAVCSSPSLSTIHVHKEALGQRAVESLLRRVEQPDSPLEKILLAGDFVIRNSTAYARKVD
- a CDS encoding SGNH/GDSL hydrolase family protein codes for the protein MGSDSEKLTSSPLHQLDRNMSIDGPLPDGLQWHSPLEEPFHVAGFGWFPAERLYRRLPAVPDVPVRPEVDALANCTSGGQIRFRTDSRTVSVRVRLTSGSGMYHMPPTGECGMDAYIGGPGRWLHAGTASFKAGQDEYESSLFTCADAEERSFMLNMPLYQGVRELWIGLEPGAKVWGPEPYESSKRVILYGTSITQGGCASRPGMSYTNILSRHIHLEFINLGFSGNGRGEPELAMLASQISDPACFVIDYEANCGGTEEYRRTLPIFIETYREAHPDVPIILVSRIPHGAESFKPEIREGRLARLKFQSELVAKRNKAGDRHIVFVDGSNLLGDDPGEAMVDGVHPTDLGFQRIADGLLPVIRQAISR